One window from the genome of Osmerus eperlanus chromosome 3, fOsmEpe2.1, whole genome shotgun sequence encodes:
- the arglu1a gene encoding arginine and glutamate-rich protein 1-A: MGRSRSRSSSRSKHSKSNKHSKKRSRSRSRSRDKERAKKRSKSRESKRNRRRESRSRSRSTTASSRREREKAVSPPERIDIFGRTLSKRSALDEKQKKEEEEKRAEMERQRKIRQLEIEEKLIEEETARRVEELVAKRVEEELEKRKDEIEREVLRRVEEAKRIMERQLLEELERQRQAELSAQKAREEEEKSKREELEKILEENNRKIADAQAKLAEEQLRIVEEQRKIHEERMKLEQDRQRQQKEEQKMILGKGKSRPKLSFSLKATE, translated from the exons ATGGGTCGCTCTAGGAGTCGCAGTTCGTCCCGCTCCAAACACTCCAAAAGCAACAAGCACAGCAAAAAACGAAGCCGGTCTCGGTCAAGGTCCAGAGACAAGGAGCGAGCCAAGAAGCGGTCAAAGTCCCGTGAATCGAAAAGGAACAGACGTAGAGAATCGCGCTCTCGTTCCCGGTCAACCACAGCCTCGTcccgcagggagagagagaaggctgttTCACCGCCAGAGAGAATTGATATTTTCGGCAGGACACTGAGCAAGAGAAGCGCTTTGGacgagaaacagaaaaaagaggaggaggagaagagggcagagATGGAAAGGCAGAGGAAGAT ccggCAGCTGGAGATCGAGGAGAAGCTGATCGAGGAGGAGACGGCGCGGCgcgtggaggagctggtggccaagcgcgtggaggaggagctggagaaacgCAAGGACGAGATTGAGCGCGAGGTGCTGCGCCGCGTGGAGGAGGCCAAGCGCATCATGGAGCGTcagctgctggaggagctggagcgtCAGCGGCAAGCCGAGCTCTCCGCCCAGAAGGCCCGAGAG GAGGAAGAGAAATCCAAacgggaggagctggagaaaatCCTGGAGGAGAATAACCGCAAGATAGCAGACGCTCAGGCCAAGCTG gcggAGGAGCAGTTGCGCAtcgtggaggagcagaggaagatCCACGAGGAGCGCATGAAGCTGGAGCAGGACCGGCAGCGCcagcagaaggaggagcagaagatGATCCTGGGCAAGGGCAAGTCCCGACCCaagctctccttctccctcaagGCCACCGAATGA